The following coding sequences are from one Vicugna pacos chromosome 19, VicPac4, whole genome shotgun sequence window:
- the STMN3 gene encoding stathmin-3 isoform X2: MKELSVLSLICSCFYSQPHPNTIYQYGDMEVKQLDKRASGQSFEVILKSPSDLSPESPVLSSPPKRKDTSLEELQKRLEAAEERRKTQEAQVLKQLAERREHEREVLHKALEENNNFSRLAEEKLNYKMELSKEIREAHLAALRERLREKELHAAEVRRNKEQREEMSG, from the exons ATGAAGGAGCTGTCGGTGCTGTCGCTCATCTGCTCCTGCTTCTACTCACAGCCGCACCCCAACACCATCTACCAGTATGGGG ACATGGAGGTGAAGCAGCTGGACAAGAGGGCCTCTGGCCAGAGCTTTGAGGTCATCCTCAAGTCCCCTTCTGACCTGTCCCCAGAGAGCCCTGTGCTCTCCTCCCCCCCCAAGAGGAAGGACACCTCCCTGGAGGAGCTGCAGAAGCGGCTGGAGGCAGCTGAGGAGCGGAGGAAG ACGCAGGAGGCGCAGGTACTGAAGCAGCTGGCGGAGCGACGCGAGCACGAGCGCGAGGTGCTGCACAAGGCGCTGGAGGAGAACAACAATTTCAGCCGCCTGGCGGAGGAGAAGCTCAACTACAAGATGGAGCTCAGCAAGGAGATCCGCGAGGCGCACCTGGCGGCGCTGCGCGAGCGGCTGCGCGAGAAG GAGCTGCACGCCGCGGAGGTGCGCAGAAACAAGGAGCAGCGTGAGGAGATGTCCGGCTAA
- the STMN3 gene encoding stathmin-3 isoform X1, whose product MASTLSAYKEKMKELSVLSLICSCFYSQPHPNTIYQYGDMEVKQLDKRASGQSFEVILKSPSDLSPESPVLSSPPKRKDTSLEELQKRLEAAEERRKTQEAQVLKQLAERREHEREVLHKALEENNNFSRLAEEKLNYKMELSKEIREAHLAALRERLREKELHAAEVRRNKEQREEMSG is encoded by the exons CCTACAAGGAGAAGATGAAGGAGCTGTCGGTGCTGTCGCTCATCTGCTCCTGCTTCTACTCACAGCCGCACCCCAACACCATCTACCAGTATGGGG ACATGGAGGTGAAGCAGCTGGACAAGAGGGCCTCTGGCCAGAGCTTTGAGGTCATCCTCAAGTCCCCTTCTGACCTGTCCCCAGAGAGCCCTGTGCTCTCCTCCCCCCCCAAGAGGAAGGACACCTCCCTGGAGGAGCTGCAGAAGCGGCTGGAGGCAGCTGAGGAGCGGAGGAAG ACGCAGGAGGCGCAGGTACTGAAGCAGCTGGCGGAGCGACGCGAGCACGAGCGCGAGGTGCTGCACAAGGCGCTGGAGGAGAACAACAATTTCAGCCGCCTGGCGGAGGAGAAGCTCAACTACAAGATGGAGCTCAGCAAGGAGATCCGCGAGGCGCACCTGGCGGCGCTGCGCGAGCGGCTGCGCGAGAAG GAGCTGCACGCCGCGGAGGTGCGCAGAAACAAGGAGCAGCGTGAGGAGATGTCCGGCTAA